In the genome of Cutibacterium equinum, one region contains:
- the pspAA gene encoding PspA-associated protein PspAA — MIIRIVGEGQWQVPDTEMDHLNIIDARVERAIEKTSQSELTEALSELVTTVRTVGTPIADDNIVDSDLIVPDVSATIEEVSVWLSENPAGDGLIPG; from the coding sequence ATGATCATTCGCATCGTTGGTGAGGGCCAGTGGCAGGTGCCCGACACCGAAATGGATCATCTCAACATCATCGATGCTCGCGTCGAGCGTGCCATCGAGAAGACCTCGCAGAGTGAGCTCACCGAGGCTCTTTCGGAGTTGGTGACGACCGTCCGCACGGTTGGCACCCCGATTGCCGACGACAACATCGTCGACTCAGACCTCATCGTCCCTGACGTCTCGGCGACGATCGAGGAGGTCTCGGTCTGGCTCTCGGAGAACCCGGCTGGAGACGGCCTCATCCCCGGCTGA
- a CDS encoding DUF3043 domain-containing protein — MGLFRPYEQGDSKKAEPADKSVTPEPGSSTDSSPSSATAAARPRSDAARPRSDAARTDQVKRPDKKRRATKDHGAEQNPGTTDQATPAAQPKPHHAAKKGPTPTRAEAEAARRERLHPTLNKKEARKRERLAKRERQAAAMEAAERRPERGYIRDYVDSRWTFSEFIMPIFLAVMVVWLGLLFIAPTAVGAINAMSLGMLIVMLGWLVDSWRLWHGAKKGIRARYPNTPLRGLWAYLNNRAMTVRRWRNPEPRVERGEKID, encoded by the coding sequence GTGGGACTGTTCCGCCCCTACGAGCAGGGAGACAGCAAGAAGGCCGAACCGGCGGACAAGTCCGTCACCCCAGAGCCGGGGTCCAGTACCGACTCCTCCCCGTCCTCGGCCACCGCCGCTGCCAGGCCCAGGTCCGATGCCGCCAGGCCCAGGTCCGATGCCGCCAGGACCGACCAGGTGAAGCGGCCCGACAAGAAGCGTCGCGCAACCAAGGACCACGGCGCAGAACAGAACCCTGGCACAACTGATCAGGCAACCCCTGCGGCACAGCCCAAGCCCCACCACGCCGCGAAGAAGGGTCCGACCCCGACTCGAGCTGAGGCTGAGGCTGCCCGGAGGGAACGCCTCCACCCGACCTTGAACAAGAAGGAAGCCCGTAAGCGCGAGCGTCTGGCCAAGCGGGAACGTCAAGCCGCCGCCATGGAAGCTGCCGAGCGGCGACCCGAGCGCGGTTACATCCGCGACTATGTCGACTCTCGCTGGACCTTCAGCGAGTTCATCATGCCGATCTTCCTGGCCGTCATGGTGGTCTGGTTGGGCTTGCTCTTCATTGCGCCCACCGCGGTCGGCGCCATCAATGCCATGTCCTTGGGCATGCTGATCGTCATGCTGGGGTGGCTGGTCGACTCCTGGCGACTGTGGCATGGAGCCAAGAAGGGCATCCGCGCCCGCTACCCCAACACCCCCCTGCGCGGTCTGTGGGCCTACCTCAACAACCGGGCGATGACCGTGCGCCGCTGGCGCAACCCGGAACCGCGCGTCGAACGCGGCGAGAAGATCGACTGA
- the erpA gene encoding iron-sulfur cluster insertion protein ErpA, translated as MTDTVNAPTTDGIILTDAAAAKVKSLLDQEGRDDLALRLAVQPGGCSGLRYQLFFDERHLDGDVVKTYGGVNVVTDRMSAPYLAGATIDFMDTIEKQGFTIDNPNATSTCACGDSFH; from the coding sequence ATGACCGACACTGTCAACGCCCCCACCACCGATGGCATCATCCTCACCGACGCGGCTGCGGCCAAGGTGAAGTCCCTGCTCGATCAGGAGGGACGAGACGACCTTGCCCTGCGTCTGGCCGTGCAGCCTGGTGGTTGCTCGGGTCTGCGGTACCAGCTCTTCTTCGACGAGCGCCACCTCGACGGTGACGTCGTCAAGACCTACGGCGGAGTCAATGTGGTGACCGACCGAATGAGCGCTCCTTACCTGGCCGGCGCCACGATCGACTTCATGGACACCATCGAGAAGCAGGGGTTCACCATCGACAACCCCAACGCGACCAGCACGTGCGCTTGTGGAGATTCCTTCCACTGA
- a CDS encoding PspA/IM30 family protein, protein MAGIFARLSTVFRSKANKALDKVEDPRETLDYSYQRQLDMLQKVRRGVADVATSRKRVELQMNQLQADIDKMQNAAARALEQGREDLAREALTRKATLQAQLNDLQTQHATLQDEEEKLIRGSQRLQARVDAFRTKKETIKATYSAAEAQTRINEAFTGLNEEMGDIGMAITRAEDKTMELQARAGAVDELMASGALESPTQGYGDDITRELDSLASDHAIDAELSNLKAQLGTGHDNSTPELESGADTQMKPETGSRAVRRQGEQS, encoded by the coding sequence ATGGCTGGCATATTTGCACGACTTTCGACGGTCTTCCGTTCCAAGGCGAACAAGGCCCTCGACAAGGTTGAGGACCCGCGTGAGACCCTCGATTACTCCTACCAGCGTCAGCTCGACATGTTGCAGAAGGTGCGCAGGGGCGTCGCCGACGTCGCCACGAGCCGCAAACGCGTCGAGCTGCAGATGAACCAACTGCAGGCCGACATCGACAAGATGCAGAACGCGGCTGCTCGCGCCCTTGAGCAGGGCCGTGAGGACTTGGCTCGCGAGGCCCTGACGCGCAAGGCGACCTTGCAGGCCCAGCTCAACGATCTGCAGACTCAGCACGCCACCTTGCAGGATGAGGAGGAGAAGCTCATCCGTGGTTCCCAGCGTCTCCAGGCTCGGGTGGATGCCTTCCGCACGAAGAAGGAGACCATCAAGGCCACCTACTCGGCGGCTGAGGCTCAGACTCGTATCAACGAGGCCTTCACCGGTCTCAACGAGGAGATGGGTGACATCGGCATGGCGATCACCCGTGCCGAGGACAAGACGATGGAGCTCCAAGCACGTGCGGGAGCGGTCGACGAGCTCATGGCCAGCGGGGCCCTCGAGAGTCCCACCCAAGGTTATGGGGACGACATCACTCGCGAGCTCGACAGCCTCGCCAGTGACCATGCCATCGACGCCGAGCTGTCCAACCTCAAAGCACAGCTCGGCACGGGCCACGACAATTCCACTCCGGAGCTTGAGTCTGGCGCCGATACACAGATGAAGCCGGAAACCGGATCGCGTGCGGTACGACGTCAGGGGGAGCAGTCATGA